Proteins encoded together in one Streptomyces sp. NA04227 window:
- a CDS encoding FAD-dependent oxidoreductase — MPYVVTRSCCADASCVMACPVNCIHPAPGEPGFAEAEMLYVDPRTCVDCGACATACPVDALKPHTRLTEAEQPFLDLNSAYYTDDPHPDRTPMALVPAQRELSGTGLRVAVVGAGPAGLYAADELLKHPGVTVDVHDRLPTPYGLVRAGVAPDHQDTKGVTALFGAIERQRGFTYRLGVEIGKDLRHEDLVRDYHAVIYAVGAAGDRRLGIDGEDLPGSVCATDFVAWYNAHPDQLGAEYPLDRERAVVVGNGNVALDVARVLTADPEALARTDIADTALAALRDSRIREVVVLGRRGPGQASFTVPELIALAALDGVDVLVEGDAFTEDGDGVDGSDGAWLAGDPAKAALLAELAARTPTPGRRRIVLRFLTAPARILGEDRVSGLEVARTRLHAEDDGTVRAVATGRTEVIEAGLVLRAVGYRARPVPGLPFDEANGTVPHERGRVAPGVYVAGWIKRGPSGFIGTNKSCSQETVEALLDDFDAGRLTAPAPRAADRRPPGLGLDDWQAIDRAEREAGALQGRPRVKLAERTALLEAAAVRPPVRRRLPLTVLRRKSTRA, encoded by the coding sequence ATGCCCTACGTCGTCACCCGCTCCTGCTGCGCCGACGCCTCCTGCGTCATGGCCTGCCCGGTGAACTGCATCCACCCCGCACCGGGCGAGCCCGGCTTCGCCGAGGCCGAGATGCTCTACGTCGACCCGCGCACCTGTGTCGACTGCGGCGCCTGCGCCACGGCCTGCCCGGTCGACGCGCTGAAGCCGCACACCCGGCTCACCGAGGCCGAGCAGCCCTTCCTCGACCTCAACTCCGCCTACTACACGGACGATCCGCACCCGGACCGCACGCCGATGGCGCTCGTCCCGGCGCAGCGCGAGCTGTCGGGGACCGGACTGCGGGTGGCCGTGGTGGGCGCGGGCCCGGCCGGTCTCTACGCCGCCGACGAACTGCTCAAGCACCCGGGCGTGACGGTCGACGTCCACGACCGGCTGCCCACCCCCTACGGTCTGGTGCGCGCGGGGGTCGCCCCGGACCACCAGGACACCAAGGGGGTCACCGCCCTCTTCGGCGCCATCGAGCGCCAGCGGGGGTTCACGTACCGGCTGGGCGTGGAGATCGGCAAGGACCTGCGCCACGAGGACCTGGTACGCGACTACCACGCCGTGATCTACGCGGTGGGCGCGGCCGGTGACCGGCGGCTCGGTATCGACGGCGAGGACCTGCCCGGCAGCGTCTGCGCCACCGACTTCGTCGCCTGGTACAACGCCCACCCGGACCAGTTGGGCGCCGAGTACCCGCTGGACCGCGAGCGGGCGGTCGTGGTCGGCAACGGCAATGTGGCCCTGGACGTGGCACGGGTGCTGACCGCCGACCCCGAGGCCCTGGCCCGTACCGACATCGCCGACACGGCCCTTGCCGCACTGCGCGACAGCCGGATCCGCGAGGTGGTGGTGCTCGGGCGGCGCGGCCCCGGCCAGGCCTCCTTCACCGTGCCCGAACTCATCGCGCTCGCCGCCCTGGACGGGGTCGACGTCCTCGTGGAGGGCGACGCCTTCACCGAGGACGGGGACGGCGTCGACGGCTCCGACGGGGCGTGGCTCGCGGGCGACCCGGCCAAGGCCGCGCTGCTCGCCGAACTGGCCGCACGGACACCGACTCCGGGCCGGCGCCGTATCGTCCTGCGCTTCCTGACCGCTCCGGCCCGGATCCTCGGCGAGGACCGGGTGAGCGGCCTGGAGGTGGCCCGTACCCGGCTGCACGCCGAGGACGACGGCACCGTACGCGCGGTGGCCACCGGACGGACGGAGGTCATCGAGGCCGGTCTTGTCCTGCGGGCCGTGGGGTACCGGGCCCGTCCGGTACCGGGGCTCCCGTTCGACGAGGCGAACGGCACCGTCCCGCACGAGCGGGGCCGGGTGGCGCCGGGCGTCTACGTCGCGGGCTGGATCAAACGCGGACCCAGCGGCTTCATCGGCACCAACAAGAGCTGCTCGCAGGAGACCGTCGAGGCGCTGCTCGACGACTTCGACGCGGGCCGGCTCACCGCACCCGCGCCCCGCGCCGCCGACCGGCGTCCGCCCGGCCTCGGGCTCGACGACTGGCAGGCCATCGACCGGGCCGAACGCGAGGCGGGCGCACTCCAGGGCCGCCCCCGGGTCAAACTGGCCGAGCGCACCGCCCTGTTGGAGGCCGCCGCCGTCCGGCCGCCCGTACGGCGACGGCTGCCGCTGACGGTGCTCAGGCGCAAGTCCACTCGCGCCTGA
- a CDS encoding serine/threonine-protein kinase, which produces MRIGTVVNGRYRLVRGPLQGGMGEVWLAEDEDLSRPVVLKRVLAADAGQERIDRLRAEGRALARFSHPHVVTLFTVEEIRTGRRTTSWLVMEYVAGGSLDHRPPLNPERVARIGVQIADALAALHAEGIVHGDVKPGNVVVTPDGLAKLADFGAAYRVGGRETITQNGAVSYTPDFASPEMVAGQPQRASDVFSLGAMLYYLVTGLPPRPGARRGVDPFVAEQQAARGETALDADCGILAEVLPSMLARDPDERPAAHEVRARLEQVAGAQGPLPPADTGEEDMTRTAPGAGRAAAAGGAGGAAGGTSNGLAGGGRWAAATGSVRRRPALYGTLAGVVVLAVVGTLWLTSLGGGDNEALDGDDPKSGPSASTSSPPRTHPRGSVFGDHRSADPCALTEPAALAEYGESERDRDYGNFDRCDVLVDTGTGDPVDVEVNLDFGGHSELAAPARTVGGIGIVTDEPESDECGRTLLPPDKDVTVVVRAKQDDAGDGGGASLCTIADTAADSAAEVLDRGPLPRRSPPLTAASLAQRDACTLLTAQALEIVPGIDARDPDIGYGNWDCEWASTTNGLWIELRFDRGPAPSAEDGTPTRIGGRDAVVEPEGEGEETCRVRVVHRSYRDDHGESAVETVNLTVGGEDDPARLRQLATELAHSAVGELNNR; this is translated from the coding sequence GTGCGCATCGGCACAGTGGTCAACGGGCGGTATCGCCTGGTGCGAGGGCCACTGCAGGGTGGAATGGGCGAGGTGTGGCTCGCCGAGGACGAGGACCTGAGCAGGCCCGTCGTCCTGAAACGGGTACTTGCGGCCGACGCGGGCCAGGAGCGGATCGACCGGCTGCGCGCCGAGGGCCGGGCGCTGGCCCGGTTCAGTCATCCGCATGTGGTGACGCTGTTCACCGTCGAGGAGATCCGCACCGGCAGACGGACGACCTCGTGGCTCGTCATGGAATACGTGGCCGGGGGCAGCCTGGACCACCGGCCGCCGCTGAACCCGGAGCGGGTGGCCAGGATCGGTGTCCAGATCGCCGACGCGCTGGCCGCCCTGCACGCCGAGGGCATCGTGCACGGCGACGTGAAGCCGGGCAATGTCGTGGTCACACCGGACGGTCTGGCCAAGCTGGCCGACTTCGGGGCCGCGTACCGCGTCGGCGGACGCGAGACCATCACCCAGAACGGCGCGGTCAGTTACACCCCCGACTTCGCCTCGCCCGAGATGGTCGCCGGACAGCCGCAGCGCGCCTCGGACGTCTTCTCACTCGGGGCGATGCTGTACTACCTGGTCACCGGACTGCCGCCACGGCCCGGCGCGCGGCGGGGCGTTGACCCCTTCGTCGCCGAACAGCAGGCCGCCCGGGGCGAGACGGCGCTGGACGCCGACTGCGGGATACTGGCCGAGGTCCTGCCCTCGATGCTCGCCCGTGACCCCGACGAGCGCCCGGCCGCCCACGAGGTACGCGCCCGGCTGGAGCAAGTCGCCGGTGCGCAGGGGCCGTTGCCCCCGGCCGACACCGGCGAGGAGGACATGACCCGTACCGCGCCGGGCGCGGGGCGCGCGGCAGCAGCGGGTGGGGCCGGTGGCGCAGCGGGCGGCACGAGCAACGGCCTTGCGGGCGGCGGGCGTTGGGCGGCGGCCACCGGCTCCGTCCGGCGGCGGCCCGCGCTCTACGGGACGCTGGCGGGGGTCGTCGTCCTCGCGGTCGTCGGCACGCTCTGGCTGACGTCGCTCGGCGGTGGGGACAACGAGGCCTTGGACGGTGACGACCCGAAGTCCGGGCCGAGTGCGTCCACGTCGAGCCCGCCGCGTACGCATCCGCGCGGCTCCGTGTTCGGCGATCACCGCAGTGCCGACCCCTGCGCGCTGACCGAGCCCGCGGCGCTCGCCGAGTACGGCGAGAGCGAACGCGACCGGGACTACGGCAACTTCGACCGCTGTGACGTCCTGGTGGACACCGGCACGGGCGATCCGGTCGACGTCGAGGTCAACCTCGACTTCGGCGGACACTCCGAACTGGCCGCCCCCGCACGGACGGTGGGCGGCATCGGCATCGTGACGGACGAACCCGAGAGCGACGAGTGCGGCCGTACGCTGCTGCCGCCCGACAAGGACGTGACCGTCGTCGTGCGGGCGAAGCAGGACGACGCGGGCGACGGGGGCGGGGCGTCGCTGTGCACGATCGCCGACACCGCCGCCGACAGCGCGGCCGAGGTCCTGGACCGGGGGCCGCTCCCCCGCCGCTCGCCCCCGCTCACCGCGGCCTCGCTCGCGCAGCGGGACGCCTGCACGCTGCTCACCGCCCAGGCCCTGGAGATCGTGCCCGGCATCGACGCCAGGGACCCCGACATCGGCTACGGGAACTGGGACTGCGAGTGGGCGAGCACCACCAACGGGCTCTGGATCGAGCTGCGTTTCGACCGGGGCCCGGCACCCTCGGCCGAGGACGGGACGCCCACCCGGATCGGTGGCCGGGACGCGGTCGTCGAACCCGAGGGCGAGGGCGAGGAGACCTGCCGGGTGCGCGTCGTCCACCGTTCCTACCGTGACGACCACGGCGAGAGTGCGGTGGAGACCGTGAACCTCACCGTGGGCGGCGAGGACGACCCGGCACGGCTGCGGCAACTGGCCACCGAGCTCGCGCACTCCGCCGTCGGCGAGCTCAACAATCGCTAG
- a CDS encoding FHA domain-containing protein yields the protein MFSSESLARGVAVAAPGTLHARTVSGGLEVPPQPGAVLRFGRGERPQVDLGVGEDDLRVSRRHGELTYRKRRWWLRNTGQQLVRLPGGQLMHASTDPVPLATGYTPVFVKGSGHREHLVELYVTGHDHPGRVSRRQADTMPPKRWPLDPNERLLLVVLGQRYLLYEKDPRPLTYQRAAEQLCYLRPDGNWGERRIEYRVEAVRRRLSDGFPYPLLHDKEAGRPSDNSLLHNLLRGLVESTTLVPPDLDLMETEEQPG from the coding sequence TTGTTCAGCTCCGAAAGCCTTGCGCGCGGCGTGGCCGTGGCCGCGCCCGGAACGCTCCACGCGCGCACGGTGTCGGGCGGTCTCGAGGTCCCGCCGCAGCCCGGAGCCGTGCTGCGGTTCGGGCGCGGGGAACGGCCGCAGGTCGACCTCGGCGTCGGCGAGGACGACCTGAGGGTGAGCCGCCGCCACGGCGAACTCACGTACCGCAAACGCCGTTGGTGGCTGCGCAACACCGGACAGCAGCTGGTCCGGCTGCCGGGCGGCCAGTTGATGCACGCCAGCACGGACCCGGTGCCGCTCGCGACCGGCTACACACCCGTCTTCGTCAAGGGCTCGGGCCACCGGGAGCACCTGGTCGAGCTGTACGTCACCGGCCACGACCACCCCGGCCGCGTCTCCCGGCGGCAAGCCGACACCATGCCGCCCAAGCGCTGGCCGCTGGACCCGAACGAACGCCTGCTCCTGGTCGTCCTCGGGCAGCGCTATCTGCTGTACGAGAAGGACCCGCGCCCGCTGACGTACCAACGCGCCGCCGAGCAGCTCTGCTACCTGCGGCCGGACGGCAATTGGGGCGAGCGCAGGATCGAGTACCGCGTCGAGGCGGTGCGCCGCCGCCTCAGCGACGGCTTCCCGTACCCCCTGCTGCACGACAAGGAAGCCGGACGTCCCTCGGACAACAGCCTGCTGCACAACCTGCTCAGGGGGCTGGTGGAGTCGACGACGCTGGTGCCGCCGGACCTGGATCTGATGGAGACGGAGGAGCAGCCGGGCTGA
- a CDS encoding methyltransferase, whose protein sequence is MSAPTQTGPAEGGFDAAGEEAGRKWLSQIMIAPAASRAVHAAVKLGLVDAIGGGARTVADIAGDLNTDPEATRRLLRALAALGLFTENEPDLFATTVQGALLSTGRPDSMSEFVRMYSDPVMTQAWDTLDESVRSGKRSFDAMFGTDFFSYLAKEPELSARFNATMAGFTYTVAQLLPGSFDFGKYSCLVDIGGGDGTLLAGVLSQHPSLRGVVYDSERGLAQTAQTFEYAGIADRASAVVGDFFSSAPEGGDLYLMKNVLHDWTDEQCVQILRNIRSVIPSNGRLLLADPVLPALSGPQSPANLYLTDLQMLLLLDGKERTEQDLTELFRAAGFADPTFTPLGQPEFALTLVEAAPAG, encoded by the coding sequence ATGAGTGCACCGACGCAGACCGGGCCTGCCGAGGGTGGCTTCGACGCCGCGGGCGAGGAAGCGGGGCGCAAGTGGCTGTCCCAGATCATGATCGCGCCCGCGGCCTCACGGGCCGTCCATGCCGCCGTGAAGCTCGGCCTGGTGGACGCGATCGGTGGGGGCGCCCGCACCGTGGCGGACATCGCCGGGGACCTGAACACCGACCCCGAGGCGACGCGGCGGCTGCTGCGGGCGCTCGCCGCGCTCGGCCTGTTCACCGAGAACGAGCCCGACCTGTTCGCGACGACCGTGCAGGGCGCCCTGCTCTCCACCGGCCGCCCGGACTCGATGAGCGAGTTCGTGCGGATGTACAGCGACCCGGTGATGACCCAGGCCTGGGACACCCTGGACGAGAGCGTCCGCAGCGGAAAGCGGTCCTTCGACGCCATGTTCGGCACGGACTTCTTCTCGTACCTGGCGAAGGAGCCGGAGCTGTCCGCCCGCTTCAACGCCACGATGGCCGGGTTCACGTACACGGTGGCGCAGCTCCTGCCGGGCAGCTTCGACTTCGGCAAGTACTCCTGTCTGGTCGACATCGGCGGCGGCGACGGCACCCTGCTGGCCGGTGTACTGAGCCAGCACCCCTCGCTGCGGGGCGTGGTGTACGACTCGGAGCGGGGCCTGGCCCAGACGGCGCAGACCTTCGAGTACGCGGGCATCGCCGACCGTGCCTCCGCGGTGGTGGGCGACTTCTTCAGCTCGGCGCCCGAGGGCGGCGACCTGTACCTGATGAAGAACGTGCTGCACGACTGGACCGACGAACAGTGCGTCCAGATCCTGCGGAACATCCGCTCGGTCATCCCGTCGAACGGACGGCTGCTGCTCGCCGACCCCGTGCTGCCCGCCCTGTCCGGTCCGCAGAGTCCCGCGAACCTCTACCTGACCGACCTGCAGATGCTGCTGCTGCTCGACGGCAAGGAGCGCACCGAGCAGGACCTGACCGAGCTGTTCCGGGCGGCGGGCTTCGCCGACCCGACCTTCACCCCGCTCGGCCAGCCGGAGTTCGCTCTCACGCTCGTCGAGGCGGCACCTGCCGGCTGA
- a CDS encoding serine/threonine-protein kinase, which translates to MSSAPSAEHFQPLQEDDPAVVGGYRLAAVLGAGGMGKVYLTYTPGGRPIALKVIRPEFSEDPEFRRRFQQEVQAAQRVQGLYTAPVIDCDTEGSQPWLATAYVPGPSLAHAVAAHGALPVRSVLLLTVGVAEALSVIHGAGIVHRDLKPANVLLASDGPRVIDFGIARAADATALTGNGVTVGTPSFMAPEQAATGTVTPATDIFALGQIAAYAAIGAPAYGDGPSHAVLYRIVHEEPDLSRLPEELRPLVTRCLSRDPADRPALNEVIELCQSLSPTPLRQGEDWLPRAVAGSITERLQLPAPAKTPPPMPGAAPTPTEYSPPPTQGTPAGPYAPTGPQAPAAPGGFGPAAAPTQGAQPAPGSVPPPGFHTPAPTPAPGYHTPPPGGGGYQPTPLPSGGGPRPWGAPPPPRKKKSGLIAVAAIVGVLVVLGVIGALVPDDEKDKSESNAGPSSSSSQGSGSSAGAGSSDGGTGDDSGGKRPDPKPVSYTGVDLVDGYYLMFADNPRSPIEGSGGGVMYDGGDFYYDGDSSSLSESEVGSNNGKLVLLNNSQQGSLETCRAETRYTEEISLDQLSDGSQMCVLSDAGHVAVVTYRGKSGASDPSDYVKLDLTLWRNAEEPKETE; encoded by the coding sequence ATGAGCAGCGCACCATCTGCCGAGCATTTCCAGCCACTGCAGGAGGACGACCCGGCCGTGGTCGGCGGATACCGACTGGCCGCGGTGCTCGGCGCGGGCGGTATGGGCAAGGTGTATCTCACCTACACGCCGGGCGGCCGCCCGATCGCGCTGAAGGTGATCCGTCCGGAGTTCAGCGAGGACCCCGAGTTCCGCCGTCGCTTCCAGCAGGAGGTGCAGGCGGCGCAGCGGGTGCAGGGTCTGTACACCGCGCCCGTCATCGACTGCGACACCGAGGGCTCCCAGCCCTGGCTGGCCACCGCCTACGTACCCGGGCCGTCCCTCGCGCACGCGGTCGCGGCGCACGGCGCGCTGCCGGTACGCAGTGTGCTGCTGCTGACCGTCGGGGTCGCGGAAGCGCTGAGTGTCATCCACGGGGCGGGCATCGTGCACCGCGACCTCAAGCCCGCGAACGTCCTGCTGGCCTCCGACGGACCGCGCGTCATCGACTTCGGTATCGCCCGCGCCGCCGACGCCACCGCCCTGACCGGCAACGGTGTCACGGTCGGCACCCCCTCCTTCATGGCGCCCGAACAGGCCGCCACCGGCACGGTCACCCCGGCCACCGACATCTTCGCGCTCGGCCAGATCGCGGCCTACGCGGCGATCGGCGCACCCGCCTACGGCGACGGGCCCTCGCACGCGGTCCTGTACCGGATCGTGCACGAGGAGCCCGATCTCAGCAGGCTGCCCGAGGAGTTGAGGCCGCTGGTGACCCGCTGTCTCAGCCGTGACCCCGCCGACCGTCCGGCGCTGAACGAGGTCATCGAGCTGTGCCAGTCGCTCTCGCCGACCCCGCTGCGGCAGGGCGAGGACTGGCTGCCGCGGGCGGTGGCCGGTTCCATCACCGAGCGGCTGCAACTGCCCGCCCCGGCCAAGACGCCGCCGCCGATGCCCGGCGCGGCGCCCACGCCCACCGAGTACTCCCCGCCGCCGACCCAGGGCACCCCGGCGGGTCCGTACGCCCCGACCGGCCCCCAGGCGCCCGCCGCGCCGGGTGGCTTCGGCCCGGCGGCCGCGCCGACCCAGGGCGCCCAGCCCGCGCCCGGTTCGGTCCCGCCGCCCGGCTTCCACACCCCGGCGCCCACTCCGGCTCCCGGCTACCACACCCCGCCCCCGGGCGGCGGCGGTTACCAGCCCACCCCGCTGCCTTCCGGCGGCGGACCGCGGCCCTGGGGAGCGCCCCCGCCGCCGCGCAAGAAGAAGAGCGGACTGATCGCCGTCGCGGCGATCGTCGGTGTCCTGGTCGTACTGGGCGTCATCGGCGCCCTGGTCCCCGACGACGAGAAGGACAAGTCCGAGTCCAACGCCGGTCCCAGCAGCAGCAGTTCGCAGGGTTCGGGGTCGTCGGCGGGTGCCGGCTCCTCGGACGGCGGCACCGGTGACGACTCGGGCGGCAAGCGGCCGGACCCCAAGCCCGTCTCGTACACGGGCGTCGACCTGGTCGATGGCTACTACCTGATGTTCGCCGACAACCCGCGCTCGCCGATCGAGGGTTCGGGCGGCGGAGTGATGTACGACGGCGGCGACTTCTACTACGACGGCGACTCCAGCAGTCTCAGCGAGTCCGAAGTGGGCAGCAACAACGGCAAGTTGGTGCTCCTGAACAACTCGCAGCAGGGTTCCCTGGAGACCTGCCGCGCGGAGACCCGCTACACCGAGGAGATCAGCCTCGACCAGCTCAGCGACGGCTCCCAGATGTGTGTGCTCAGCGATGCCGGACATGTCGCCGTGGTGACCTACCGCGGCAAGTCGGGTGCCAGCGACCCCAGCGACTACGTGAAGCTCGACCTCACGCTGTGGCGCAACGCGGAGGAGCCAAAAGAGACGGAATAG
- a CDS encoding DUF6114 domain-containing protein produces the protein MLLRRGRRRGAGDGEGPGDEQGPRDGDASGDGNADVIGDGTVNGDGTANGDENGPGDGNGPDGEASGDGSGEGNWAPPPRTGRGFRYWRRTRPFWAGLWTAASGVVLLSIPMAPLGLLIHEGVAGVSGLLMGVFLVILGLAMWLAPGYRVFAGIAALVFAVASLILSNLGGFLIGFMLGVLGGAMAVSWLPDDQRPPRETRDRRRWNGRGGWTLTDTKPGAGDGGSSAVEQGGGSSAGEQGGGSSSGGDQGPSGGGGDSGGGSDGPGSGPGEGPRPGGPATSGGSGGTGELDSTLEMPVITADPQPAQRTAPASRPATSRTGEPAVSRTGGRTKGRRAASRAALGGGRAKRPATAEGPLRRTERAAPDAH, from the coding sequence GTGCTTCTGAGGCGTGGACGGCGGCGGGGCGCGGGCGACGGCGAGGGCCCGGGAGACGAGCAGGGGCCGCGGGACGGGGACGCGAGCGGCGACGGGAACGCGGACGTGATCGGCGACGGAACCGTGAACGGTGACGGAACCGCGAACGGCGACGAGAACGGTCCCGGTGATGGAAACGGTCCCGACGGGGAGGCCTCCGGGGACGGTTCGGGTGAGGGCAACTGGGCGCCGCCACCGCGGACCGGCCGTGGCTTCCGATACTGGCGGCGCACCCGGCCGTTCTGGGCGGGCCTGTGGACCGCGGCCTCGGGTGTGGTGCTGCTGTCCATTCCGATGGCGCCGCTCGGACTGCTCATCCACGAGGGCGTGGCCGGGGTCTCCGGCCTGCTGATGGGCGTGTTCCTGGTGATCCTCGGACTCGCCATGTGGCTGGCGCCCGGCTACCGCGTCTTCGCGGGCATCGCCGCCCTGGTCTTCGCCGTGGCCTCGCTGATCCTCTCGAACCTCGGCGGCTTCCTGATCGGCTTCATGCTCGGCGTACTCGGCGGGGCCATGGCGGTCAGTTGGCTGCCCGACGACCAGCGCCCGCCGCGCGAGACCCGTGACCGGCGCCGGTGGAACGGCCGCGGGGGCTGGACCCTCACGGACACCAAACCCGGGGCGGGGGACGGGGGTTCGTCCGCCGTCGAGCAGGGCGGCGGTTCCTCTGCCGGGGAACAGGGCGGCGGCTCCTCCTCCGGTGGCGACCAGGGTCCGTCGGGCGGCGGCGGTGACAGCGGCGGTGGCAGTGACGGGCCGGGCTCCGGTCCCGGCGAGGGGCCCCGCCCGGGTGGTCCGGCGACGTCCGGAGGATCGGGCGGCACCGGGGAACTCGACTCGACGCTGGAGATGCCGGTGATCACGGCGGACCCACAGCCCGCACAGCGGACCGCCCCCGCCTCCCGCCCGGCCACCTCGCGTACGGGAGAGCCCGCGGTCTCCCGTACGGGCGGCCGCACGAAGGGCAGACGCGCGGCGTCGCGCGCGGCCCTCGGCGGCGGCCGCGCGAAGCGCCCGGCCACGGCGGAGGGGCCACTTCGCAGGACGGAACGCGCCGCACCCGACGCGCACTGA
- a CDS encoding DUF6230 family protein, whose product MISGQDRAPAPGRTRWLRLAVVMVPTLAVSGGILATMSTGALAASFGVSANSFTVSGKSFQVSADSLKGRGFEQFGVLDRGKDAVYPEALTAIRTADLRNICQSVVQSVPIIGDVTLRLTAGRGARPVHVDRLVANVHDLKGDASFTNIQIGRDASTVNQVPGVTGPSGGFAQQSDTVQIMRLRQETRSISAATFRLPGLHLTVKRGDHSCF is encoded by the coding sequence ATGATCAGCGGTCAGGACAGGGCCCCTGCACCGGGCCGTACGAGATGGCTGCGGCTCGCGGTCGTCATGGTGCCGACACTCGCGGTCTCGGGCGGCATCCTCGCCACGATGTCCACCGGCGCCCTCGCCGCCTCCTTCGGCGTCTCCGCCAACTCCTTCACGGTGTCCGGCAAGAGCTTTCAGGTCTCCGCGGACAGTCTCAAGGGCCGGGGCTTCGAGCAGTTCGGCGTCCTGGACCGGGGCAAGGACGCCGTCTACCCGGAGGCGTTGACCGCGATCAGAACCGCCGATCTGAGGAACATCTGCCAGTCCGTGGTGCAGAGCGTGCCGATCATCGGGGACGTCACGCTGCGGCTCACGGCGGGCAGGGGGGCCAGGCCCGTGCACGTCGACCGGCTCGTGGCCAATGTGCACGACCTCAAGGGCGACGCCTCGTTCACCAACATCCAGATCGGCCGCGACGCCTCCACCGTCAACCAGGTCCCGGGCGTCACCGGGCCCTCGGGCGGATTCGCGCAGCAGTCGGACACGGTCCAGATCATGAGGCTCCGCCAGGAGACCCGGTCGATCAGCGCGGCGACGTTCCGGCTGCCCGGCCTCCATCTGACGGTGAAGAGGGGCGACCACTCGTGCTTCTGA
- a CDS encoding DUF6230 family protein: MKEPEARSTGGTGRTSWKRLAFVAIPVAVVSGILLAGIGSGVVPASLSVTTQSLALSGQELKISADSLKGKGFAQYVDVDETARGDKASGVTRIDDGDIKDLCQSTVADLPGIGKVTTLIRAGRGDRPVHVKGLVIRTNSLEGDAEFRNIEIGKDANTSKRMREAPDGSFGQEGDRVTIQNLRQNAIGVRADQFKLTGLHLTVKRGDHSCY; the protein is encoded by the coding sequence GTGAAGGAGCCCGAGGCCCGATCCACCGGTGGCACCGGCCGCACCAGCTGGAAGCGTCTCGCCTTCGTGGCGATCCCGGTCGCTGTGGTGTCCGGCATCCTCCTCGCCGGTATCGGCTCCGGAGTGGTGCCTGCCTCCCTCTCGGTGACCACACAGTCGCTCGCCCTGTCCGGACAGGAGCTGAAGATCTCCGCGGACAGCCTCAAGGGCAAGGGCTTCGCGCAGTACGTGGACGTCGACGAGACCGCACGCGGCGACAAGGCGTCCGGGGTGACCCGGATCGACGACGGCGACATCAAGGACCTGTGCCAGTCGACCGTGGCCGACCTGCCGGGGATCGGCAAGGTGACCACGCTCATCAGGGCGGGACGCGGGGACCGGCCGGTGCATGTGAAGGGACTCGTCATCCGTACCAACTCCCTCGAGGGAGACGCCGAGTTCCGCAACATCGAGATCGGCAAGGACGCCAACACCTCGAAGCGCATGCGCGAGGCCCCCGACGGCTCCTTCGGGCAGGAAGGCGACCGGGTCACCATCCAGAACCTGCGCCAGAACGCGATCGGGGTACGGGCCGACCAGTTCAAGCTCACCGGCCTCCATCTGACCGTCAAGCGCGGCGACCACTCCTGCTACTGA
- a CDS encoding YtxH domain-containing protein — protein sequence MRYRLTFIAGLALGYVLGTRAGRERYEQLKKSAREIAENPAVRNAAETAAQQGRTAAHKAFDSAYERVGDHVPASVQGRVRSLRERTRHNGHDDWGTSNT from the coding sequence ATGCGCTACCGGCTCACGTTCATTGCCGGACTGGCCCTGGGTTACGTGCTCGGGACCCGGGCCGGACGCGAGCGCTACGAGCAGCTGAAGAAGTCGGCTCGCGAGATCGCGGAGAACCCTGCGGTCCGCAATGCCGCGGAGACCGCCGCACAGCAGGGCCGTACCGCCGCGCACAAGGCCTTCGACTCGGCGTACGAGCGGGTCGGCGACCACGTACCGGCCTCCGTACAGGGCCGCGTCCGCTCCCTGCGCGAACGCACCCGGCACAACGGCCACGACGACTGGGGCACCAGCAACACCTGA